The sequence below is a genomic window from Zhongshania aliphaticivorans.
GCCTACATGCCAAAGATCAATTTTTTGCAGTCGATTAATTCAGGCACATTGTGTCCGGTGCTAGAACCCTATTGGAGCCAAGGTGCCGGCAGCTGGATCGTCTACCAAAATCGGCGATTTTTGCCCATGCGGGCGCGACTGGCGATCGATCATTTAATAAATTATTTTAGAGATTGGGAGGAATAGAAAATTGCTTCAATAAAATTAGGGTATTTGGCTAATCAAGGCTTTGCATACCACACAAATGACCTTGATATACTCCTGCTTGCGCTCACAATACACTTGCCAACGCTGTCTCTAAATATTCGTATTTAAATTTAAAACCCAGCTGTTCAAGCTTAACAGGCCGCACTTGCTGGCCAGCCAGTAACAACTCTCGCCCCATTTCGCCCATTAACAGGTTTATGACGAAGGACGGCATCGGCAAGATGCTCGGTCGATTTAAACACTTCCCTAAAGTAGTGGTGAAATCCTTGTTCCTCACCGGATTCGGCGCGGTGCAATTGACTGGCCCCTGAATGCGCTTATTCTCAATGCAATGGTCAACGATCCCGATGAGGTCTTGCAAATGTATCCATGGCATCCACTGTTTTCCGGTGCCAATTCGTCCACCTACGCCTACGCTAAAGGGCGGTATCATCTTTTGCAACGCCCCACCCTTGCGACCTAAAACTATACCAATGCGCAACACGCACGTGCGAACACCGAGAGCCTCGGCCGCTACAGCGCTGGCCTCCCATTGTGCGCAAAGGCGACTGGAGAAACTGTCATCACCCGCACAGCTTTCATCTATGACCCCGTCGGTGACGCCAGTGCCGTAATAGCCTATAGCGGACGCACTAATAAATACGGCAGGCTTTATTTTGGCATCGCTTAAATAGGTGACAATTTCGTCTGTCACCGCAATCCGGCTATCTACAAGCTGTTGTTTTTGGGAGACTGACCATCGCTTATCCGCAATCGGCTCCCCAGCAAGATTGATGACTACATCAAAGCTGACATCCGAGCTAATCTCGCTAAGGCGCTTAACGCCCGCCATATTGTCGGTAATCAATTCGGGTTGGCGAGTCTTAATGACAATGTAATGACCTTGCTGGCGTAGATGAGCACATAATGCGCTGCCAATAAAACCGGTACCGCCAGTAATAAGAAAATTCATAGACAAGACCTTGGCTGGGTAATTGACGCTATGCTTAGCATACGCCATTCATCAGCAAATAGATTATGTCATTTTTCAGGAGGACGCGTGGCAATGGAGGCTTGCCTGCGTGGCAGTTGGTCAAGGAGTTAAGCGCCTATTGGCGATCAAGCACCAACATAGGAATCACCTTTTAAGTGCAGAAACACTAAAGCAAAAATCCAAGCGTAGCATTCGCGCTTTGTTAGGGAGGCTAATACTACGCTCCCCCCAGAGCGAACTTGCCATGGAGGGAGGATAGGAACTAGTTAAGCCTTATCGAGCGCCTGGCTAACGTCAGCAATAATATCGTCGATGTGTTCAATACCCACTGAAATTCGAATCAAATCAGCACTAACCCCCGCAGAAGCGAGTTCTTTTTCATTCAACTGTCTGTGGGTTGTCGAGGCCGGGTGACAGGCCAGCGACTTTGCGTCGCCAATATTCACTAGGCGCAAAATCATCTGTAGCGAATCAATAAATCGCGTGCAGGCTTCAATCCCGCCCGTAACACCAAAACTTAAAATACCAGAGGCTTTGCCGTTAGTGATTTTCTGACAGCTTGCGTAATAAGGGCTATCGGGCAACGCAGCATAATTAACCCACGCAACCTTCTCATGCTGTTGCAGGAAAGCGGCAAGCTTTTCAGCATTTTCGCAATGACGCTCCATACGCAGACCCAGTGTCTCTAAGCCCTGTAAAAGCTGAAAGGCATTCATTGGCGAGAGTGCTGCGCCAGTATTGCGCAATGGCACAACACGACAGCGGCCTATATAGGCAGCGGCACCCAAGGCTTCGGTGTATACAACACCGTGATAAGACGGGTCGGGTTCGTTTAAAATCGGAAAACGCTTCTTATTTGCCACCCAGTCAAACTTACCCGAATCAACTATTGCGCCGCCAATCGAGGTGCCGTGGCCGCCAATGTATTTGGTGAGTGAGTGCACCACAATATCTGCCCCCAACTCAAATGGCCGGCATAAATAAGGAGTAGCAACGGTGTTATCAACAATCAATGGCACGCCATGTTTGTGCGCTATTTCAGCTAGACGAACAATATCAACAACATTGCCCGCGGGGTTACCTATAGACTCGCAAAAAATAGCCTTGGTTTTGTCGTCAATGGCATTTTCAAAGCCCGCATAATCGTCGTGCGAGATCATTCTCGCCTCAACACCCTGACGCGGCAATGAGTGTGCAAAGAAGTTATAAGTGCCGCCATACAATTGGCTTGTGCTCACAATATTGTCGCCAACTTCACATATACACTGAATCGCGTAAGTGATCGCCGCCATACCGGAGGCAACACAAAGCGCACCAACGCCGCCTTCCATTGCCGCAATACGCTGTTCCAACACATCTGTTGTGGGGTTCATAATACGGGTGTAAATATTACCTGGCACTTTAAGATCAAATAAATCGGCGCCGTGCTGAGTGTCATCAAAGGTATACGAGGTGGTTTGGTAAATTGGCACTGCCGCGGCTTTTGTCGTTGCTTCCGAGGTGTAACCTTGGTGCAGGGCGATTGACTCTAGTTTCATATTATTTCTCTCCTTAGTAATAACTCTTATTAAATTTCAAAAATGCTACCGTATAGTGATTGTTTAGTCATTGTCAGATTTTGCTTTGCCACTGCTAAGTAATACAAAAATCGCGCGCCGCTATACCTTTGGCGCCTTGTTTAGCACCATAAACACACCCAATGCCATTAATACTAGACCGACGCCTCGCTGAGTACCGAGGGCATATTTTTGAACACCGAGAAGACCAAAGTGATCGATAATAGTCATTGCGATGAGCTGCCCAAGCAACACAAAGGAAATCGCATTAGATACACCAAAGCGTGGCGCAACCCACGTTATACTCAAAATATAGAACACGACAAAAA
It includes:
- a CDS encoding TIGR01777 family oxidoreductase, whose product is MNFLITGGTGFIGSALCAHLRQQGHYIVIKTRQPELITDNMAGVKRLSEISSDVSFDVVINLAGEPIADKRWSVSQKQQLVDSRIAVTDEIVTYLSDAKIKPAVFISASAIGYYGTGVTDGVIDESCAGDDSFSSRLCAQWEASAVAAEALGVRTCVLRIGIVLGRKGGALQKMIPPFSVGVGGRIGTGKQWMPWIHLQDLIGIVDHCIENKRIQGPVNCTAPNPVRNKDFTTTLGKCLNRPSILPMPSFVINLLMGEMGRELLLAGQQVRPVKLEQLGFKFKYEYLETALASVL
- a CDS encoding O-acetylhomoserine aminocarboxypropyltransferase/cysteine synthase family protein, with the translated sequence MKLESIALHQGYTSEATTKAAAVPIYQTTSYTFDDTQHGADLFDLKVPGNIYTRIMNPTTDVLEQRIAAMEGGVGALCVASGMAAITYAIQCICEVGDNIVSTSQLYGGTYNFFAHSLPRQGVEARMISHDDYAGFENAIDDKTKAIFCESIGNPAGNVVDIVRLAEIAHKHGVPLIVDNTVATPYLCRPFELGADIVVHSLTKYIGGHGTSIGGAIVDSGKFDWVANKKRFPILNEPDPSYHGVVYTEALGAAAYIGRCRVVPLRNTGAALSPMNAFQLLQGLETLGLRMERHCENAEKLAAFLQQHEKVAWVNYAALPDSPYYASCQKITNGKASGILSFGVTGGIEACTRFIDSLQMILRLVNIGDAKSLACHPASTTHRQLNEKELASAGVSADLIRISVGIEHIDDIIADVSQALDKA